From a region of the Nothobranchius furzeri strain GRZ-AD chromosome 12, NfurGRZ-RIMD1, whole genome shotgun sequence genome:
- the si:ch211-106h11.1 gene encoding volume-regulated anion channel subunit LRRC8D: MFSLSEVAPLNHHQNSCKLLKPWWEVFMDYLVVLMLMVSVLACTEQLSRDRVVCLPSDLAVRNTRDPEDAAPPPLHVPVNIGPARGRRTHLEHQQYVYVSQVCYHKALPACSRVFPYVILLQSLVLVAGGSFWLYFPLTSSRIEQFLAILAKCCESPWTSQALSLAAHQENIRQAKRQPQRLPPSSPPVTRSVSSGSNSPLLKTSSVPPSPCPSTLSCNSTVSSASLSSGDNACPPEPPVMQKSHRQVMSLDKSDGEEARALFERVRKFRSHCESSSVTFKVYLAQTLFKLLLVTLIVSYTAPLLGSVSFHHICRLEEVHLSGYAAFECVHPLSSLLRVLLVAYMTLLGLYGLLNLYTLVWVSHSCLQRYSFPSLEELDSLGRIPDLRNDLAFLLHVLDQYDPLLSQRLSVFLSPVSESRLLEESLERCWGEDKLHAMTSVDADGCSRLQLVALPRLPSAVFTLSQLQVLELELILDARFTAQVYNMTSLRELHLHHCCPSVDPGAHAVLQERLEVLQITFAQASQIPNWAFSLRGLHELHLSGRFSGEGGVGHSWALGSLRQLRQLRVLVIRGLLQRIPVELCEVAGSLVRLEIHNEDTRLLALTGLKRMVNLTELQLRACQLQRLPSALLALTNLQMLDLQHNSLRTLEELLSLAHLQHLSSLKLAFNQVLTLPHSVGVLRGLELLDLSNNHLRSLPPALFTLRRLRRLLLAGNLLVELPPAVKELKLLTELDLSGNRLESLPSDLFNSCLELRVLNVAHNSLGSLPGGIAALKRLSRLDLRSNRLEELPAELGCCSGLCGGALLVENWLLLSLQPHIRDFLSQSSSSRASCSEDLSETDSDSFSHWPPAHWCFSSALESQI; encoded by the exons ATGTTCTCCCTGTCAGAAGTGGCTCCTCTGAATCACCATCAGAACTCATGTAAGCTGCTGAAACCCTGGTGGGAGGTCTTCATGGACTACTTGGTGGTCCTGATGCTGATGGTTTCAGTCCTGGCGTGCACCGAACAGCTGTCGAGGGACAGAGTGGTGTGTCTGCCTTCAGATCTGGCTGTTAGAAACACTCGTGACCCCGAAGATGCAGCCCCGCCTCCTCTACATGTTCCCGTCAACATCGGCCCAGCTCGCGGCCGCCGCACACACCTGGAGCATCAACAGTATGTTTATGTCAGCCAG GTGTGCTACCACAAGGCGTTACCGGCGTGTTCCCGTGTCTTCCCCTACGTGATCCTGCTGCAGTCTCTCGTCCTGGTGGCCGGTGGATCTTTCTGGCTCTACTTCCCTCTCACTTCTTCTCGCATAGAGCAGTTCCTGGCCATCTTGGCAAAGTGCTGCGAGTCTCCCTGGACGTCTCAGGCCCTGTCCCTTGCTGCCCATCAGGAGAACATCCGCCAGGCTAAGAGACAACCACAACGACTCCCTCCATCCTCACCCCCAGTGACCCGCAGTGTCAGCTCAGGCTCAAACAGCCCGTTGTTGAAGACATCATCGGTCCCCCCCTCTCCCTGTCCCTCCACCCTGTCCTGTAACTCCACGGTGTCTTCTGCGTCCCTCAGCTCTGGCGACAACGCTTGTCCTCCCGAGCCTCCGGTGATGCAGAAGAGCCACAGGCAGGTGATGAGTCTGGATAAAAGTGACGGGGAAGAGGCGAGAGCGCTGTTTGAAAGAGTCAGAAAGTTCCGGTCCCACTGTGAAAGCTCATCTGTGACTTTTAAG GTGTATTTGGCTCAGACGCTGTTCAAACTGCTGCTGGTGACGCTGATCGTGAGCTACACCGCCCCTCTCCTCGGCTCCGTCTCCTTCCATCACATCTGTCGTCTGGAGGAGGTCCACCTGTCTGGGTATGCAGCCTTCGAGTGCGTCCACCCTCTGTCGTCGCTCCTACGTGTACTGTTGGTGGCCTACATGACCCTCCTGGGACTCTATGGCCTTCTTAACCTCTACACCCTCGTCTGGGTTTCTCACAG TTGCCTTCAGCGATATTCCTTCCCCTCCTTGGAGGAGCTGGACTCCCTCGGACGCATTCCTGACCTGCGGAACGACCTGGCCTTTCTCCTACACGTGCTGGACCAGTACGACCCTCTGCTGTCCCAGCGCCTCTCTGTGTTTCTGTCTCCGGTGAGCGAGAGCAGGCTGCTGGAGGAGAGTTTGGAGAGGTGTTGGGGGGAGGACAAGCTACATGCCATGACCAGTGTGGACGCCGACGGCTGCTCCAGACTGCAGCTCGTGGCGCTGCCTCGCCTCCCTTCAGCTGTTTTCACCCTCAGCCAGCTGCAGGTCCTTGAACTGGAGCTCATTCTTGATGCCAGGTTTACTGCACAGGTGTATAACATGACCTCACTCAG GGAGCTCCATCTTCACCACTGCTGTCCATCTGTGGATCCCGGTGCTCATGCGGTCCTGCAGGAACGTCTGGAGGTCCTTCAGATCACCTTCGCTCAGGCATCCCAGATCCCCAACTGGGCCTTCTCCCTCCGTGGTCTGCACGAGCTCCACCTTTCTGGTCGTTTCAGCGGTGAGGGTGGTGTCGGCCACAGCTGGGCCTTAGGGAGCCTTCGTCAGCTCCGTCAACTGCGTGTTCTGGTGATTCGAGGCCTGTTACAGCGGATCCCCGTGGAGCTGTGTGAGGTTGCGGGCAGTTTGGTGAGGTTGGAGATCCACAATGAGGACACGAGGCTACTTGCGCTGACAGGCCTGAAGCGGATGGTGAACCTGACGGAGCTGCAGCTGCGGgcctgccagctgcagcgtctgcCCTCTGCCCTGTTAGCGCTCACCAACCTGCAGATGCTCGATTTGCAGCACAACAGTTTGAGGACTCTGGAGGAGCTGCTCAGTCTGGCTCACCTTCAGCATCTCTCTAGCCTTAAACTAGCCTTTAACCAGGTTTTGACACTTCCTCACAGCGTTGGTGTCCTTCGAGGCTTAGAGCTCCTGGATCTGTCCAACAACCATCTTCGGAGCCTTCCACCCGCATTATTCACTCTCCGTCGTCTTCGTAGGCTCCTGCTGGCTGGAAACCTGCTTGTTGAGCTGCCGCCTGCAGTAAAGGAGCTGAAGCTGCTCACAGAGCTGGACCTGAGTGGTAACAGGCTGGAGAGCCTTCCGTCTGACCTCTTCAACAGCTGCTTGGAGCTGCGCGTCCTGAACGTGGCCCATAACTCTCTCGGCTCTTTGCCCGGCGGGATTGCAGCTCTGAAACGCCTGAGCAGGTTGGATTTACGCAGCAACCGTCTGGAGGAGCTTCCTGCTGAGCTGGGCTGCTGCTCGGGGCTGTGTGGAGGGGCTCTGCTGGTCGAAAACTGGCTCCTTCTCTCCTTACAGCCACACATCCGAGACTTCCTGAGCCAGTCTTCCTCCAGCAGGGCTTCCTGCTCCGAGGATCTCTCGGAAACAGACTCGGATAGCTTCTCTCACTGGCCTCCTGCCCACTGGTGCTTCTCTTCAGCTCTGGAGTCACAAATCTAA